The Hypanus sabinus isolate sHypSab1 chromosome 31, sHypSab1.hap1, whole genome shotgun sequence genome window below encodes:
- the LOC132383631 gene encoding histone H1-like translates to MTETAPAETAPPAAPAAAKKTPKKKAAARSKPTGPSLGEQIDKIVAGCLDRKGMSGAAIMKALADSGVDVAKRRHQVKMSIKRKVESGSLVQAKGSGISGSFKSGKGKTAVKVVKKANKPAAKKSPGKKLGAKKPAAKKAGGKKPVAKKAAAKKPAAKKAAAKKPAAKKAAVKKPAAKKAAAKKPAAKKAAPKPKSPKKAAAPKTKAAKKPKSKPKKTAVKK, encoded by the coding sequence ATGACCGAGACAGCACCCGCCGAAACGGCTCCTCCAGCCGCACCCGCCGCCGCAAAGAAGACTCCCAAGAAGAAGGCGGCTGCCCGGAGCAAACCAACCGGTCCCTCGCTGGGCGAACAGATCGATAAGATCGTGGCGGGTTGTCTCGATAGGAAGGGTATGTCCGGTGCGGCCATCATGAAGGCTCTGGCCGACAGCGGTGTCGATGTGGCGAAACGTCGCCACCAGGTCAAAATGAGCATCAAGAGGAAAGTGGAAAGCGGCTCCTTGGTTCAGGCCAAGGGCTCGGGTATTTCGGGATCCTTTAAATCCGGTAAAGGAAAAACTGCCgtgaaggtggtgaagaaagcgaacAAGCCAGCGGCAAAGAAATCTCCCGGCAAGAAGCTTGGCGCCAAGAAACCAGCGGCTAAAAAAGCGGGAGGTAAGAAACCCGTGGCTAAAAAAGCGGCAGCAAAGAAACCAGCGGCTAAGAAAGCGGCAGCAAAGAAACCCGCGGCTAAGAAAGCGGCAGTAAAGAAACCAGCGGCTAAGAAAGCGGCAGCAAAGAAACCCGCGGCTAAGAAAGCGGCGCCGAAGCCCAAGAGCCCCAAGAAAGCCGCAGCCCCGAAGACGAAGGCGGCCAAGAAGCCGAAGTCGAAACCCAAGAAGACAGCAGTCAAAAAATGA
- the LOC132383767 gene encoding histone H3 gives MARTKQTARKSTGGKAPRKQLATKAARKSAPATGGVKKPHRYRPGTVALREIRRYQKSTELLIRKLPFQRLVREIAQDFKTDLRFQSSAVMALQEASEAYLVGLFEDTNLCAIHAKRVTIMPKDIQLARRIRGERA, from the coding sequence ATGGCCCGCACCAAGCAGACAGCGCGCAAATCGACTGGCGGAAAAGCTCCTCGCAAACAGTTGGCGACTAAAGCGGCGCGGAAGAGCGCTCCTGCCACCGGCGGAGTGAAGAAGCCTCATCGCTACCGGCCCGGCACCGTGGCTCTGAGGGAGATCCGGCGCTACCAGAAATCCACCGAGCTGCTCATCCGCAAACTTCCCTTCCAGCGCCTGGTCCGGGAGATCGCTCAGGACTTCAAAACCGATCTGCGTTTCCAGAGCTCGGCCGTCATGGCCCTGCAGGAGGCAAGTGAGGCTTACCTGGTCGGGCTCTTTGAGGACACTAACCTGTGCGCCATCCACGCCAAGCGAGTCACCATTATGCCCAAGGACATCCAGTTGGCCCGCCGCATCCGCGGGGAGCGCGCCTAA